From the genome of Arthrobacter sp. SLBN-122:
CGCCGTCATGGTGGTCCTCGTGGCCAACATCATCCCGCTGCCGTTCGTGTTCATGGTGGGCGCCGCCATCGCCCTGCTGGTCAACTTCCCGAAGGTCAAGGACCAGGGCGCCCAGCTGATCGCCCACGCACCGTCCATCGTTGCCGTGGTCAGCATGGTCATGGCCGCCGCCGTCCTCACCGGTGTCCTCAAGGGCACGGGCATGGTGGAAGCAATGTCCGCATGGCTGGTCCAGATCATCCCGTCCTCGATGGGCCCGTTCATGGCCGTGATTACCGGCATCCTGAGCATCCCCATGACGTTCTTCATGAGCAATGACGCGTTCTACTTCGGTGTCCTGCCCGTGCTGAGCGAGACCGCCGCACACTACGGGGTTGGCGCCGCCGACATGGCCCGTGCCTCCATCACCGGCCAGCCGTTCCACCTGCAGAGCCCGCTGGTTCCTGCCATCCTGCTGCTGGTTTCGCTGGCCAAGGTGGACCTCGGCGACCACCACAAGAAGGTCCTGTGGCGCACCGCGGTCATCTCCCTGGTCATGCTTGGCGTCGGACTGCTGACTGGAGCCATTGGAATCGGTTAGTCTTTAGCTGCCCGCGCTCCTGTCCCCGAGGCAGGACCGGGTCTCGAAGGTGCCCGTCTGACGCCCGCTGGGGGCCGTCAGACGGGCATCTTCGTTTCCGCACTAGACTGGATCGGAAAACAATTCGAACTTTGCAGGGGAGATCCATGGCTGCGATCAACCGTGACGACGTCGCGCACCTCGCGCGGCTCGCTCACATCGAGATGAGTGCCGAAGAGCTGGACAGGATGGCCGGCGAGCTGGCCGTCATCGTCGATTCGGTCAAGTCCGTCAGCGAGGCCGCCGGGGACGACGTCCCGGCCACCTCCCACCCCATTCCGCTCACCAACGTCTTCCGCGAGGACGTTGTGGGGCACACCTTCACGGCGGAACAGGCCCTCTCCGGCGCCCCGGACTCCGATGAGAACCGTTTCAAGGTCCCGGCCATCCTGGATGAGGCATAACCATGACTGAACACAACACCACCGGCACCAGCGCCGAGACCCTGATCCGCCTGTCCGCCGCGGAGCTGGCCGGGAAGCTCGCCGGCGGCGAGGTCACCGCCGTCGAAGTCACCCAGGCCTACCTGGACCGC
Proteins encoded in this window:
- the gatC gene encoding Asp-tRNA(Asn)/Glu-tRNA(Gln) amidotransferase subunit GatC; its protein translation is MAAINRDDVAHLARLAHIEMSAEELDRMAGELAVIVDSVKSVSEAAGDDVPATSHPIPLTNVFREDVVGHTFTAEQALSGAPDSDENRFKVPAILDEA